One window of Quercus robur chromosome 12, dhQueRobu3.1, whole genome shotgun sequence genomic DNA carries:
- the LOC126708408 gene encoding serine/threonine-protein phosphatase 7 long form homolog, protein MAANKIANNVFAAMSDMQALDRVRPGPDVDTQLAQQLNNRSSPLWRCAADEEVPGMIKVRRRKCVLPQGGLDPRIMQHIDAAGLTGLFKVPDMEVNHALITALVERWRSETHTFHLPQGEMGITLQDMEVMLGLPVDGLPVTGKTDYQWSQLCEQLLGHKPPPSIPNSNKSTLAGARIRYTWLDAQFADPLAADAADEVVQQHARYHLLVRMGALLFMDKSADRVSLVPLQLLNPVSNARRYSWGSAALAWLYRQLCGASKKDAMQIGGALLLVQLWAYSRFPQLCPVVRPPLPPVHSGPLAIRWSGPKYTAEHATHVLAAYRASLATLRAEQIVWEPYTHTLGSLPAYCTAGQHIWRAEVPLIFFWIVEWHHPERVLRQFGMKQPVPSVVDTSTTLHKISFQGKWEKNWEVEHDPFIRQWANRVNVVCGSDLLDGDDTYLVEYMMWYNRHTRRYITPESAYWELMVRTMIRSIQRCDEGSNMHTDLTFTLELVEELGRLKLANALAEAVDIGSQAPVRGGQRGGSRGGGHCGGGQAGRSRTTESAPIYKEGNESGVEEAWLGTDWVLSDDDGRTS, encoded by the exons ATGGCAGCCAAT AAAATTGCTAACAATGTATTTGCTGCCATGTCAGATATGCAGGCACTAGATAGAGTGCGGCCTGGACCCGATGTGGATACCCAGTTGGCCCAGCAGCTGAATAATCGGTCAAGTCCGCTTTGGAGGTGTGCCGCTGACGAG GAGGTGCCTGGCATGATAAAGGTTCGACGCCGTAAATGTGTATTGCCACAGGGTGGGCTAGATCCACGTATCATGCAACACATAGATGCAGCAGGGTTGACTGGATTATTCAAGGTTCCTGATATGGAGGTCAACCATGCCTTGATCACGGCGTTGGTTGAGCGGTGGCGTTCGGAGACGCACACGTTCCACTTACCCCAAGGAGAAATGGGTATCACCTTGCAAGATATGGAGGTGATGCTGGGGCTTCCGGTGGATGGGTTGCCTGTCACTGGGAAGACAGACTACCAATGGAGTCAGCTGTGCGAACAGTTGTTGGGCCATAAACCTCCACCCTCGATACCAAACTCAAACAAGTCTACCCTTGCTGGGGCGAGGATAAGATACACCTGGCTTGATGCACAGTTTGCCGATCCCTTAGCTGCGGACGCTGCTGACGAAGTCGTGCAGCAACATGCCCGCTACCACCTACTTGTACGGATGGGGGCCCTCTTGTTCATGGACAAGTCTGCGGACCGGGTCTCACTAGTGCCTCTGCAGTTGCTCAACCCAGTCAGCAATGCGAGACGGTATAGCTGGGGTAGTGCAGCATTGGCCTGGTTGTATAGGCAACTTTGTGGTGCATCGAAGAAGGATGCGATGCAGATTGGAGGAGCACTCTTGTTGGTGCAGCTATGGGCCTATTCAAGGTTCCCACAATTATGCCCTGTTGTGAGGCCGCCTCTACCGCCAGTGCACTCAGGGCCCCTTGCCATTAG GTGGAGCGGGCCAAAATACACCGCAGAGCATGCCACACACGTCCTTGCTGCGTACCGGGCGTCACTGGCTACACTACGGGCCGAGCAG ATTGTATGGGAGCCGTACACGCATACGCTGGGCTCCCTACCTGCGTATTGCACTGCTGGGCAGCATATTTGGAGGGCCGAGGTGCCGTTGATATTCTTTTGGATAGTGGAGTGGCATCATCCTGAGCGAGTCCTCCGTCAGTTTGGGATGAAGCAACCAGTTCCAAGTGTCGTGGATACGTCGACTACCCTTCACAAGATATCCTTTCAGGGTAAATGGGAGAAGAACTGGGAGGTAGAACATGATCCCTTTATTCGGCAATGGGCCAACCGAGTGAATGTAGTTTGCGGGTCCGACCTCCTAGACGGTGATGATACGTACCTCGTTGAGTACATGATGTGGTACAATCGCCACACAAGGCGGTACATAACACCAGAGTCTGCGTATTGGGAACTCATG GTTCGGACGATGATTAGGTCTATACAGAGGTGCGATGAAGGTTCTAACATGCACACTGACCTTACATTTACACTAGAGCTTGTGGAGGAGCTAGGCCGACTTAAATTGGCGAATGCGCTTGCAGAAGCAGTTGACATTGGTTCACAGGCCCCAGTTCGTGGCGGGCAACGTGGTGGGTCTCGTGGGGGTGGACATTGTGGAGGTGGTCAAGCTGGTCGCAGCCGTACGACCGAGTCAGCTCCCATCTACAAGGAAGGGAATGAGTCGGGTGTAGAAGAGGCATGGCTTGGCACTGATTGGGTACTGTCTGATGACGACGGCAGGACATCGTGA